The following proteins come from a genomic window of Lolium rigidum isolate FL_2022 chromosome 5, APGP_CSIRO_Lrig_0.1, whole genome shotgun sequence:
- the LOC124657435 gene encoding protein YY1-like: protein MAVSTAQLQPRALAALWVLLVLLLLGTRAAEAQQQQQGTCGQQLSGLAPCARYSVPPAPGQALPVPGPECCSALGSVSRDCACGAIDIINSLPAKCGLPRVTCRKNHPPSLDNSI, encoded by the coding sequence ATGGCGGTGAGCACGGCCCAGCTGCAGCCGCGCGCGCTGGCGGCGCTGTGGgtgctcctcgtcctcctgctgctgggtacgcgcgcggcggaggcgcagcagcagcagcagggcacCTGCGGGCAGCAGCTGAGCGGGCTGGCCCCCTGCGCGCGCTACAGCGTGCCGCCGGCGCCCGGGCAGGCGCTGCCGGTGCCGGGGCCGGAGTGCTGCTCCGCGCTGGGCTCCGTGTCCCGCGACTGCGCCTGCGGCGCCATCGACATCATCAACAGCCTCCCCGCCAAGTGCGGCCTCCCGCGCGTCACCTGCCGTAAGAACCACCCCCCATCACTCGACAACTCGATCTGA